A region from the Vicia villosa cultivar HV-30 ecotype Madison, WI linkage group LG3, Vvil1.0, whole genome shotgun sequence genome encodes:
- the LOC131662102 gene encoding uncharacterized protein At5g08430-like isoform X2, which translates to MGKRNGKRKKEEIAEDHCFVCKDGGNMRVCDFKDCLKTYHAECVSEDASFLTSNNNWCCGSHYCCLCRRASKFMCFFCPTAVCGKCYYDADFATVKKNKGFCRHCSKLAVLIEKNADVDSDGDKIDMKDPATYESYFVEYYDLIKRKEGLDSQHAHIARDFIKNKKKKCDMDSYEIGDEEDDSGESDVSNFMGSDSDGTTGVKSSGRKKKCIKKLESIKGKVGKDKKKDFDGWGSRSLIDFLKNIGIDTTKAFSELDVKSIIIDYCHKNQLFDPVKKKRVLCDAKLQNLLRRKSVNKNSIQNLLASHFVENFEETDDMVSSSEEMGNKEAFKFSEQRHLNSTTKSCLNVVSQELPSGFAAIISSNLKLVYLKRSLIEELLKQPENFDDKVLGSFVRTKSDPNDYLQNNSHLLSQVIGINRSSKKGEINQEILLRLSNVPKGVPVSKISDDDFSEEECLDLYQRMSNGVLKKPTTLELEQKARTLHKDIMKHWISREIAVLRNRIDLANEKGWRRELAQYIDRKMKLESPSEQTRLLSEIPKVIPEMVDTREDSSREDKLEQNDLSELAIGENCSSVEQYSIHDGFAQCLDKQTDVVVTTQEPNILAGVNSPIVQQLSYSAKIWKVYSRKGKIGTQGRDLGLEKVYSRKGKIGTRKRLREGYAF; encoded by the exons ATGGGGAAAAGAAACGGTAAAAGAAAGAAGGAAGAAATCGCTGAGGATCATTGTTTCGTTTGCAAGGATGGTGGTAACATGAGAGTCTGTGATTTTAA GGATTGCCTTAAAACTTATCATGCTGAATGCGTGAGCGAAGATGCTTCCTTTTTGACAAGTAACAATAATTGGTGTTGTG GGTCACATTATTGCTGCCTATGCCGTAGAGCATCAAAGTTTATGTGCTTCTTCTGCCCAACAGCTGTTTGCGGAAAATGCTACTatgatgctgattttgctactgtaaaaaaaaacaaaggattttgtagGCACTGCTCAAAACTTGCAGTTCTAATTGAGAAAAATGCTGACGTTGATTCTGAtggt GATAAAATAGATATGAAAGATCCAGCTACATATGAAAGTTACTTTGTAGAGtattatgatttaattaaaagaaaagaagGGCTGGATTCTCAGCATGCTCATATTGCCCGTGacttcattaaaaataaaaaaaagaagtgtGACATGGATTCATATGAAATAGGCGATGAGGAAGATGATAGTGGTGAATCTGATGTGAGTAATTTTATGGGTTCTGATAGTGACGGCACAACAGGAGTTAAATCTTCGGGGAGAAAGAAGAAGTGCATAAAAAAGCTAGAATCAATAAAAGGAAAAGTAGGGAAAGATAAGAAAAAAGATTTTGATGGATGGGGTTCAAGAAGTCTCAtagattttcttaaaaatattggTATAGACACTACCAAAGCGTTTTCAGAACTTGACGTTAAATCGATCATAATTGACTACTGCCATAAAAACCAGCTTTTTGACCCCGTGAAAAAGAAAAGGGTATTATGTGATGCAAAGTTACAGAATTTACTAAGGCGTAAATCAGTGAATAAAAACAGTATACAAAACCTTCTTGCATCGCATTTTGTAGAGAATTTTGAGGAAACAGATGATATGGTCAGTAGTTCAGAAGAAATGGGTAACAAAGAAGCATTCAAGTTTTCTGAGCAGAGACATTTGAATTCGACTACAAAATCTTGTCTGAACGTAGTTTCTCAAGAGCTTCCAAGTGGATTTGCAGCTATAATTAGTTCAAACCTAAAACTTGTCTACTTGAAGAGGAGCTTAATTGAGGAGCTTTTGAAGCAGCCAGAAAACTTTGATGACAAAGTATTGGGAAGTTTTGTTAGAACCAAGTCCGACCCAAATGACTATTTACAGAATAATTCCCATCTGCTCTCGCAAGTAATAG GAATTAATAGATCATCTAAAAAAGGCGAAATCAATCAAGAAATTCTGCTCCGACTTTCTAATGTGCCAAAAGGTGTACCTGTCAGCAAAATTTCTGATGATGACTTTTCTGAG GAAGAATGTCTAGATCTGTATCAGAGAATGAGTAACGGTGTGCTCAAAAAGCCAACTACA CTGGAGCTTGAGCAGAAAGCTAGAACTCTGCACAAAGATATCATGAAGCAT TGGATCTCAAGAGAGATAGCAGTGTTGCGAAATCGTATTGATCTGGCAAATGAAAAGGGATGGAGGAGAGA ACTTGCTCAATACATAGATCGAAAAATGAAACTGGAATCTCCATCAGAACAAACACGTTTATTGAGTGAAATTCCAAAAGTAATTCCAGAAATGGTTGATACCAGAGAAGACTCCTCCAGAGAAGATAAGCTTGAGCAAAATGATTTGTCAGAATTAGCCATTGGCGAGAATTGTAGCTCTGTTGAACAATACTCCATACATGATGGTTTTGCTCAATGTCTGGATAAGCAAACAGATGTTGTAG TGACGACTCAGGAGCCAAATATACTGGCTGGTGTTAATAGCCCAATAGTACAGCAGTTGAGTTATAGCGCCAAGATATGGAAGGTATATTCCAGGAAAGGGAAGATAGGAACACAGGGAAGAGACTTGGGGCTAGAGAAGGTATATTCCAGGAAAGGGAAGATAGGAACACGGAAGAGACTTAGGGAAGGTTATGCTTTTTAG
- the LOC131662102 gene encoding uncharacterized protein At5g08430-like isoform X1: MGKRNGKRKKEEIAEDHCFVCKDGGNMRVCDFKDCLKTYHAECVSEDASFLTSNNNWCCGSHYCCLCRRASKFMCFFCPTAVCGKCYYDADFATVKKNKGFCRHCSKLAVLIEKNADVDSDGDKIDMKDPATYESYFVEYYDLIKRKEGLDSQHAHIARDFIKNKKKKCDMDSYEIGDEEDDSGESDVSNFMGSDSDGTTGVKSSGRKKKCIKKLESIKGKVGKDKKKDFDGWGSRSLIDFLKNIGIDTTKAFSELDVKSIIIDYCHKNQLFDPVKKKRVLCDAKLQNLLRRKSVNKNSIQNLLASHFVENFEETDDMVSSSEEMGNKEAFKFSEQRHLNSTTKSCLNVVSQELPSGFAAIISSNLKLVYLKRSLIEELLKQPENFDDKVLGSFVRTKSDPNDYLQNNSHLLSQVIGINRSSKKGEINQEILLRLSNVPKGVPVSKISDDDFSEEECLDLYQRMSNGVLKKPTTLELEQKARTLHKDIMKHWISREIAVLRNRIDLANEKGWRRELAQYIDRKMKLESPSEQTRLLSEIPKVIPEMVDTREDSSREDKLEQNDLSELAIGENCSSVEQYSIHDGFAQCLDKQTDVVDCRNLSVDMDANLPIKERQSVTLADSVKATAVDFIMLSDSEEDESNTKVTSAESKEVETPKVSPVGRKGVETPEVISAGRKRLETPETPSWLCSGVFGGRERGPFSLSVLKLYSESQSAFSSPLDFKVWKKGESEREAIPLRDALRLFSPQREE; the protein is encoded by the exons ATGGGGAAAAGAAACGGTAAAAGAAAGAAGGAAGAAATCGCTGAGGATCATTGTTTCGTTTGCAAGGATGGTGGTAACATGAGAGTCTGTGATTTTAA GGATTGCCTTAAAACTTATCATGCTGAATGCGTGAGCGAAGATGCTTCCTTTTTGACAAGTAACAATAATTGGTGTTGTG GGTCACATTATTGCTGCCTATGCCGTAGAGCATCAAAGTTTATGTGCTTCTTCTGCCCAACAGCTGTTTGCGGAAAATGCTACTatgatgctgattttgctactgtaaaaaaaaacaaaggattttgtagGCACTGCTCAAAACTTGCAGTTCTAATTGAGAAAAATGCTGACGTTGATTCTGAtggt GATAAAATAGATATGAAAGATCCAGCTACATATGAAAGTTACTTTGTAGAGtattatgatttaattaaaagaaaagaagGGCTGGATTCTCAGCATGCTCATATTGCCCGTGacttcattaaaaataaaaaaaagaagtgtGACATGGATTCATATGAAATAGGCGATGAGGAAGATGATAGTGGTGAATCTGATGTGAGTAATTTTATGGGTTCTGATAGTGACGGCACAACAGGAGTTAAATCTTCGGGGAGAAAGAAGAAGTGCATAAAAAAGCTAGAATCAATAAAAGGAAAAGTAGGGAAAGATAAGAAAAAAGATTTTGATGGATGGGGTTCAAGAAGTCTCAtagattttcttaaaaatattggTATAGACACTACCAAAGCGTTTTCAGAACTTGACGTTAAATCGATCATAATTGACTACTGCCATAAAAACCAGCTTTTTGACCCCGTGAAAAAGAAAAGGGTATTATGTGATGCAAAGTTACAGAATTTACTAAGGCGTAAATCAGTGAATAAAAACAGTATACAAAACCTTCTTGCATCGCATTTTGTAGAGAATTTTGAGGAAACAGATGATATGGTCAGTAGTTCAGAAGAAATGGGTAACAAAGAAGCATTCAAGTTTTCTGAGCAGAGACATTTGAATTCGACTACAAAATCTTGTCTGAACGTAGTTTCTCAAGAGCTTCCAAGTGGATTTGCAGCTATAATTAGTTCAAACCTAAAACTTGTCTACTTGAAGAGGAGCTTAATTGAGGAGCTTTTGAAGCAGCCAGAAAACTTTGATGACAAAGTATTGGGAAGTTTTGTTAGAACCAAGTCCGACCCAAATGACTATTTACAGAATAATTCCCATCTGCTCTCGCAAGTAATAG GAATTAATAGATCATCTAAAAAAGGCGAAATCAATCAAGAAATTCTGCTCCGACTTTCTAATGTGCCAAAAGGTGTACCTGTCAGCAAAATTTCTGATGATGACTTTTCTGAG GAAGAATGTCTAGATCTGTATCAGAGAATGAGTAACGGTGTGCTCAAAAAGCCAACTACA CTGGAGCTTGAGCAGAAAGCTAGAACTCTGCACAAAGATATCATGAAGCAT TGGATCTCAAGAGAGATAGCAGTGTTGCGAAATCGTATTGATCTGGCAAATGAAAAGGGATGGAGGAGAGA ACTTGCTCAATACATAGATCGAAAAATGAAACTGGAATCTCCATCAGAACAAACACGTTTATTGAGTGAAATTCCAAAAGTAATTCCAGAAATGGTTGATACCAGAGAAGACTCCTCCAGAGAAGATAAGCTTGAGCAAAATGATTTGTCAGAATTAGCCATTGGCGAGAATTGTAGCTCTGTTGAACAATACTCCATACATGATGGTTTTGCTCAATGTCTGGATAAGCAAACAGATGTTGTAG ATTGCAGAAATCTGAGTGTTGACATGGATGCCAATCTGccaataaaagaaagacagagtGTTACACTTGCTGATTCTGTTAAGGCGACCGCCGTAGATTTTATTATGTTAAGTGACAGTGAAGAAGATGAGTCGAATACTAAAGTCACTTCAGCTGAAAGTAAGGAAGTTGAGACTCCTAAAGTCTCTCCCGTAGGAAGAAAAGGAGTAGAAACTCCCGAAGTTATTTCAGCCGGAAGAAAGAGATTGGAGACTCCTGAAACTCCTAGCTGGCTATGTTCGGGTGTTTTCGGTGGTCGAGAAAGAGGACCATTTTCATTGTCTGTACTCAAACTCTATTCTGAATCTCAATCAGCTTTTTCTTCTCCCTTAGATTTCAAGGTATGGAAGAAAGGTGAGAGTGAAAGAGAGGCAATTCCTCTGAGGGATGCACTTAGGCTCTTTTCTCCCCAACGTGAGGAGTaa